One Candidatus Anstonellales archaeon DNA window includes the following coding sequences:
- the rpiA gene encoding ribose-5-phosphate isomerase RpiA, whose product MTDYESEKKNAALRALSYVKSGMIVGLGTGTTAKYFIEALGEKIRLGKLRNIYGICTSFETQEIALDNRIPLGSLDKVNKIDLAVDGADAVDSNLNSIKGGGGALAREKIIAYNSKKFILIIDESKLRKTLTNVRVPIEVMQFAYTFLLNRFRALGFRAEARKGTGKAGPVVTDNGNLLIDLHMNIVNPKKTELQLKNIPGVVEVGVFTRCDLLIVGKKDGYVEIFPKHKQPYINKPHKQALK is encoded by the coding sequence ATGACAGATTACGAGAGTGAAAAGAAAAACGCAGCATTGCGTGCGCTATCCTATGTAAAAAGTGGAATGATCGTGGGTTTGGGAACAGGTACAACTGCAAAATATTTTATAGAAGCTCTTGGGGAGAAGATAAGGCTTGGAAAGCTGCGAAATATTTATGGAATATGCACGTCATTTGAGACACAAGAGATTGCACTTGACAACAGGATACCACTCGGTTCACTTGACAAAGTAAACAAAATAGATCTTGCAGTAGACGGTGCAGATGCAGTTGACTCAAACTTAAACTCAATTAAGGGTGGGGGAGGTGCGCTTGCAAGAGAAAAAATAATAGCTTACAACTCAAAAAAGTTTATCCTAATAATAGACGAATCCAAACTTAGAAAGACACTGACAAATGTCCGAGTTCCAATAGAAGTTATGCAATTTGCATATACCTTCCTTCTCAACAGATTTCGAGCTCTTGGATTTAGGGCTGAGGCACGAAAAGGAACAGGAAAGGCAGGTCCAGTGGTAACTGATAACGGAAACCTTCTAATTGACCTTCATATGAATATTGTAAATCCAAAAAAGACAGAACTCCAATTAAAAAATATACCGGGTGTGGTAGAAGTTGGAGTCTTTACACGCTGTGATCTTCTTATAGTAGGTAAGAAAGATGGCTACGTTGAGATTTTTCCAAAACATAAGCAGCCCTACATAAACAAACCACATAAGCAAGCTCTAAAATAA